The following coding sequences are from one Daphnia pulex isolate KAP4 chromosome 11, ASM2113471v1 window:
- the LOC124207801 gene encoding neurofilament medium polypeptide-like has translation MCRSFSSASMLFFIGMIALSGLIVNSADTAAANRTVYPKTYFKNKSGSSTYSATTYRPIAVPPATTYKPIVPTTTYKPAVTTYKSPVAPAVTYKPVVVPVTTTYKPAVAPAVKVGSYTNTFFKSKSAQPSATYNRPAVVPLVPAYKPTAPPTTTTTTYKPPAVAPVVTYKPAVVAPVTYKPAVATPTTPAAPAKGLYKNTFFKSKASVQKYNNDKPTTVASATTYKPSVVAPAKIHKPKDAAEEKKDKKKELYTNTYFKIKSTEKPTVEKHVHKSHSNDSSSSEESSEETHGLLGGSSESSEESSSKSSEEEGSGSSEEKEEEEEESKEEEKENEEEEKSKEGEEEEESKEGEENETDDEKEEEEEEENDKDKKETKVEEKKEEDKKDDKKEEENKKEEKKEDKAPKSEVKPVKKDETVTMAPAQPAAVKQIVVPVAPADKKNTKPVFLAFKKMKKNFVPA, from the exons ATGTGTCGCTCCTTCAGCTCCGCGTCCATG TTGTTTTTCATAGGGATGATCGCTCTGTCTGGGTTGATTGTCAACTCGGCAGACACTGCCGCAGCCAATCGGACGGTTTACCCGAAAacttatttcaaaaacaagtCGGGCTCCTCCACTTATTCCGCCACAACTTACAGACCCATTGCTGTACCACCTGCAACAACCTACAAACCAATTGTGCCAACAACAACTTACAAACCAGCCGTAACAACTTACAAATCACCTGTAGCTCCTGCAGTCACTTACAAGCCCGTGGTTGTCCCAGTAACGACAACCTACAAACCAGCCGTTGCTCCAGCGGTTAAAGTAGGATCGTACACCAACACTTTCTTCAAATCCAAATCGGCCCAACCGTCTGCCACTTACAACAGACCAGCAGTGGTCCCGCTGGTCCCAGCCTACAAGCCAACAGcacccccaacaacaacaacaaccacttACAAACCCCCTGCTGTGGCACCAGTCGTCACGTACAAACCCGCAGTTGTCGCACCGGTGACTTACAAGCCTGCGGTCGCCACACCAACAACGCCAGCAGCTCCGGCCAAAGGATTGTACAAAAACACCTTTTTCAAATCCAAAGCCTCGGTACAAAAGTACAACAACGACAAGCCAACAACAGTTGCATCTGCCACTACCTACAAGCCATCGGTGGTCGCCCCGGCTAAAATCCACAAACCCAAAGATGCAgccgaagagaaaaaggacaagaagaaagaattgtaCACCAACacttatttcaaaatcaaatcgacCGAGAAACCCACTGTGGAGAAACACGTTCACAAATCGCATTCCAACGATTCGTCGTCATCTGAGGAATCGTCGGAGGAAACGCACGGATTATTAGGCGGATCGTCCGAATCGTCGGAGGAGTCGTCGTCCAAGTcgtcggaagaagaaggatcGGGATCGtcggaagagaaagaagaagaagaagaagaaagcaaagaagaagaaaaagaaaatgaagaagaggagaaatcCAAggaaggcgaagaagaagaggaatcgAAAGAAGgtgaagaaaacgaaacagatgatgaaaaggaagaagaagaagaagaggaaaatgacaaagacaagaaagaaacaaaagtagaagaaaagaaagaagaagacaagaaagacgacaagaaagaagaagagaataaaaaggaagagaagaaagaggaTAAAGCACCCAAATCGGAAGTGAAACCCGTTAAAAAAGACGAAACCGTAACCATGGCACCCGCCCAGCCAGCAGCTGTTAAGCAAATCGTCGTCCCAGTCGCTCCCGCTGACAAGAAGAATACCAAACCAGTgtttttggcttttaaaaagatgaagaaaaatttcgttCCCGCATGA
- the LOC124207806 gene encoding uncharacterized protein LOC124207806, whose protein sequence is MRKLRYLMLVGAAVLVTQPRVANAFNLLRPSSSNSQETTHFGSTTRKDGIHMEDLNRHPGATVLMQNIQTTTVFPIIKQQEDDYYDDYSDDGPAEFVDLDAIIQPMSFDRTPVTGLFKLANSNDWIVVDRYYMDHYYFGDLGDDLTAKEHV, encoded by the exons ATGAGAAAATTGCGCTATTTAATG CTCGTCGGAGCAGCAGTGCTCGTGACTCAGCCCAGAGTCGCCAACGCCTTCAATCTCCTTCGTCCGTCTTCCAGCAACTCGCAGGAGACGACCCATTTCGGTAGTACGACGCGCAAGGACGGAATCCACATGGAAGATTTGAATCGCCATCCAGGAGCAACTGTCCTGATGCAGAATATCCAAACCACCACGGTGTTTCCCATCATCAAGCAGCAAGAGGACGACTATTACGACGATTATTCAGATGACGGCCCGGCCGAGTTTGTCGATTTGGACGCCATCATTCAGCCAATGTCGTTTGATCGCACGCCCGTCACCGGACTCTTTAAACTGGCCAATTCCAACGACTGGATCGTCGTCGACCGTTATTACATGGACCATTATTACTTTGGGGACTTGGGAGATGATTTGACAGCCAAGGAACATGTTTAA
- the LOC124207800 gene encoding uncharacterized protein LOC124207800, whose product MHLSTYLLLVGAAVLVTQLSGTDSYAIKSKQVEDHDSTETSADNEHVDAALNRTLSSEDSVQEEEEDGVEDSSEEKANKVEKRSAQFARNSDEFDNFSLENDNRRRPVVGPAQPANVRNPVLRNSDERIDASDELRSVLASRVRPNVPTQTAFTNSDRLPLVPLSFRNLPRQQQPDDDFDDDISIEIRNRVAVTQPVIQSQRVVATSTATAGRLPSAAPTGLRNPILVRQQSDDDFDDVSLEIVRQVAPTPVRQVVPTTQTALPNRLPVPMGFRTQLVRESDGDLSLEVVRVTPNQPTVPSPNNNQAANNIRTAVFSQSDERDDVSVEIFGSLLNRNAGQLLQTAPPAAQQTSAIRPIQQANNRQQPIQTFNQVNIVSARPVTARPQVQPPATTPTQLAVASSSNRLPLVPMGFRNTILVRQSDDFDDDISLEIIRDRVAPATSVVQQVVATQTATSDRLPVPMSFRNPILRQSDEFDDVSIEIRDRNVFTAPQQVNRPAANSPAGTPINANRPEFVVTQDADGDVSLELVSRVQSQQPATGVENQSVQQQGFSISPVRPLIPPRPVLAAGSLVQTGNEGQRVNVFDDYSLEDNDDDDDDFFLEDQFDNVDGFRLLASDFFAQSPGNGFPVERSVENQGETDQKDMQDRAEEDNLAEPVSLDDSDFHVPSAESDDWFLVKQYMDHDYSSEELEGELAKEYFWQPVKDASKKVKTDQDKMAELKPARS is encoded by the exons ATGCACCTCTCAACTTATCTattg CTGGTCGGAGCTGCTGTGCTCGTGACACAATTAAGCGGGACAGACTCGTACGCGATTAAAAGTAAGCAAGTGGAAGATCACGACTCGACCGAGACCTCGGCCGACAACGAGCACGTCGACGCTGCTCTCAACCGAACCTTGTCATCAGAGGATTCggtccaagaagaagaagaagatggcgtCGAAGATTCATCGGAGGAAAAAGCGAACAAAGTCGAGAAGCGAAGTGCCCAGTTTGCCAGGAATTCCGACGAATTTGATAATTTCTCGTTGGAGAACGACAACAGGCGACGGCCAGTTGTTGGCCCAGCCCAGCCAGCCAACGTCCGCAATCCCGTTTTGAGGAACTCGGACGAGCGGATCGACGCTTCCGACGAATTGCGGTCCGTTTTAGCTTCGCGCGTCCGGCCAAATGTCCCAACTCAAACGGCATTCACCAATTCAGACCGACTGCCGTTGGTACCGTTGAGCTTCCGAAATCTGCCGAGGCAGCAGCAACCGGATGACGATTTCGACGATGACATTTCCATCGAAATCAGAAATCGAGTCGCAGTCACGCAGCCAGTCATCCAGTCTCAGCGAGTTGTTGCAACTTCAACCGCGACAGCCGGCCGACTCCCATCAGCAGCTCCAACTGGTCTGAGAAATCCGATTTTGGTGAGGCAGCAATCGGATGACGATTTCGACGATGTTTCTTTGGAGATTGTCCGCCAAGTTGCGCCCACACCTGTCCGGCAGGTGGTCCCCACCACCCAAACGGCCCTGCCTAATCGACTCCCGGTACCCATGGGTTTCAGAACTCAACTGGTCAGGGAATCTGACGGCGATTTGTCACTGGAAGTTGTCAGAGTGACACCCAACCAGCCGACAGTTCCATCGCCAAATAATAACCAAGCCGCTAACAACATCCGCACGGCCGTTTTCAGCCAGTCGGACGAACGTGATGACGTTTCGGTCGAAATATTTGGCAGCCTTCTCAATCGGAATGCTGGCCAACTCCTCCAGACGGCACCTCCTGCTGCCCAGCAAACGTCAGCCATTCGTCCTATCCAACAAGCCAACAACCGACAACAACCCATTCAAACTTTCAACCAAGTCAACATCGTTTCGGCTCGCCCAGTCACTGCCAGGCCTCAAGTCCAGCCACCGGCCACAACTCCCACTCAACTGGCAGTCGCATCTTCCTCGAACCGGTTGCCATTGGTACCCATGGGCTTCAGGAATACAATTTTGGTGAGGCAGTCAGACGATTTCGATGACGACATTTCCCTCGAAATCATCAGGGATCGAGTAGCACCAGCTACATCAGTGGTCCAGCAAGTTGTTGCAACCCAAACAGCAACCTCCGACCGACTGCCCGTACCGATGAGCTTCCGAAATCCAATTTTGAGACAATCAGACGAATTTGACGACGTTTCTATCGAGATCAGAGATCGTAATGTTTTCACCGCACCCCAACAGGTTAACCGGCCAGCAGCCAACAGCCCAGCTGGAACGCCCATCAATGCCAACAGACCGGAATTTGTCGTCACTCAAGATGCTGACGGTGATGTTAGTTTGGAACTCGTTAGCCGCGTGCAAAGCCAACAGCCAGCAACAGGTGTCGAAAATCAATCGGTCCAGCAGCAAGGCTTCTCAATCTCACCCGTCCGGCCACTGATTCCACCCCGACCGGTGCTGGCGGCCGGTAGTTTGGTTCAAACAGGAAACGAAGGCCAGCGAGTGAATGTCTTTGACGACTATTCCTTGGaggacaacgacgacgacgacgacgactttttCCTGGAAGATCAGTTCGACAATGTTGACGGATTCCGTCTACTGGCCAGCGACTTTTTCGCACAGTCGCCCGGCAACGGATTCCCGGTTGAAAGGAGCGTCGAAAATCAGGGCGAAACCGACCAAAAAGATATGCAGGATCGCGCCGAGGAGGATAATTTAGCCGAGCCCGTCAGTCTGGACGATTCCGACTTCCATGTTCCATCAGCAGAGTCGGACGATTGGTTCCTGGTCAAGCAGTACATGGATCACGACTATTCCTCCGAGGAATTGGAAGGCGAATTGGCCAAGGAATATTTCTGGCAGCCAGTCAAAGACGCCAGCAAGAAGGTCAAGACGGACCAAGATAAAATGGCCGAATTGAAACCAGCCCGATCCTAA
- the LOC124207804 gene encoding uncharacterized protein LOC124207804, translated as MKRLVDIQFSTIIMSSALSYYTLFVGVAVIMTHLRGAESFTLRPIASSSASVKDSHEKSTAIDRPERRQHTQIKSAEGDLAAAAPPIADGYVGGRLVTQRSPVTYKRRAHSDGHVPSDSFDLSDSDQVEAVVSIQIVKQDLPSAGIVIEDNNIHSHSECRPRKIHHLPANRVPPLDQQWQLVKQFIVSDYYFGELDELAKEHFLQKMLKALISQQSQKN; from the exons ATGAAACGACTAGTGGATATTCAATTCTCGACCATCATCATGTCTAGTGCGCTGAGCTATTACACGctg TTTGTCGGGGTTGCAGTGATCATGACACATTTAAGAGGGGCGGAATCTTTCACTCTCAGGCCGATCGCTTCCAGCAGCGCCAGCGTCAAAGATTCCCACGAAAAGTCAACCGCAATCGACCGACCGGAACGCAGACAACACACCCAAATCAAATCAGCTGAAGGTgatctggctgctgctgctcctcctaTCGCTGATGGTTATGTGGGAGGACGACTAGTCACCCAGCGGTCCCCTGTGACGTACAAGCGTCGTGCTCATTCTGACGGCCATGTCCCATCTGATTCATTTGACCTTAGCGATAGCGACCAAGTGGAAGCAGTTGTCAGCATCCAGATCGTCAAACAAGATCTCCCATCAGCTGGGATCGTTATCGAGGATAACAACATTCACTCCCATTCGGAATGTAGACCACGCAAGATTCATCACCTGCCGGCCAATCGAGTCCCACCACTAGATCAGCAGTGGCAGCTCGTCAAACAGTTCATCGTGAGCGACTATTATTTCGGAGAGCTAGACGAGTTAGCCAAAGAACATTTTCTACAAAAGATGTTGAAGGCTTTAATTTCCCAGCAAAGTCAGAAAAATTAG
- the LOC124207803 gene encoding uncharacterized protein LOC124207803, translating to MHPFIYFMLVVMATHFRGIESFNLGRNVSILVSRDDSRESSITSNDGTLKKGDVILQVEGRHLVNQEAHKIFDGPMFRQVVEQNGFSNEILGSQIANFLATTQNPPAQLPQKLHPTPAEDDNRKSTADAGTFVGNLDDISFEVRDISVPVNPVMPAGGQQVSTNNVRHFKQSDEREEDDDEDNSNEVRSSISASSSRDGIHLDATDFHKRPQGGMLIQPESEDWFLVRQYMHDEQFRGAGKELAKEYFWQPVKGPKGLDSESEEDDSNESS from the exons ATGCATCCTTTTATCTATTTCATG ttggTCGTGATGGCGACACATTTCAGAGGAATTGAGTCGTTCAATCTCGGACGGAATGTTTCCATTTTGGTCAGCCGGGACGATTCCCGGGAGTCGTCCATCACCAGCAACGACGggactttaaaaaaaggagacgtCATTTTACAAGTGGAAGGCCGGCATTTAGTGAACCAAGAAGCCCACAAAATATTCGACGGGCCCATGTTCAGACAAGTTGTCGAGCAAAACGGTTTCTCCAACGAAATTCTGGGATCTCAAATCGCCAACTTTTTGGCGACGACTCAAAATCCGCCCGCCCAATTACCCCAGAAATTACACCCGACACCCGCCGAGGACGACAACAGAAAATCAACTGCTGATGCTGGGACGTTCGTTGGAAACCTTGATGACATTTCCTTCGAGGTCCGTGATATCAGCGTTCCGGTAAATCCGGTTATGCCAGCTGGAGGCCAGCAAGTATCGACAAACAACGTCCGCCATTTCAAACAGTCGGACGAACGtgaggaggacgacgacgaagacaaTTCAAACGAAGTCAGATCGAGTAtctcggccagcagcagcagagatggCATCCATTTGGACGCCACGGATTTCCACAAACGCCCGCAAGGCGGAATGCTGATCCAGCCGGAATCCGAGGATTGGTTCCTCGTCAGGCAGTACATGCACGACGAGCAATTTCGAGGAGCTGGCAAAGAATTGGCCAAAGAATATTTCTGGCAACCGGTTAAAGGCCCCAAGGGTTTGGATTCCGAATCAGAAGAAGACGATTCAAACGAGTCCAGCTAA
- the LOC124207802 gene encoding uncharacterized protein LOC124207802, with amino-acid sequence MRILSYLMLIGAAIVTHLRSGADAFTLGRHNSTLVIDIDDSHETANFLDSAESNQTSIENDSLEVMGTRLVVNTSPIGHHQSTPIADQQPVELRVDRDYSWEDLIDDISELDRPQPPVGSQPTGVVQFADDDDSLEDVIEDLAAQRIILGIPHQTVGAVAAQQNVPAAVGPVAQLTNLGTLTDRSSFGLLAVEDDDDFSLEDYADFVNPHAIQPTAANNFHHLPDTLFSTHPTSDDWFLVKHFMDDHYVWELGDELAKEYFWQPVKAPGGV; translated from the exons ATGCGCATTCTCAGTTATTTGATG CTCATCGGAGCGGCTATAGTAACACATTTGAGATCAGGAGCCGACGCCTTCACGCTCGGTCGTCATAATTCGACCCTCGTCATCGACATTGACGATTCGCACGAGACGGCCAACTTTCTCGACAGTGCGGAGAGCAACCAGACATCGATAGAGAACGATTCTTTAGAAGTCATGGGCACCCGTTTAGTAGTAAATACCAGTCCTATCGGTCATCACCAATCGACGCCCATTGCGGACCAGCAACCAGTTGAGCTTCGTGTTGACAGAGATTATTCGTGGGAAGACTTGATTGATGATATCTCAGAGTTGGATCGACCTCAACCGCCAGTCGGTAGTCAACCCACCGGGGTGGTCCAGTTTGCTGATGATGACGACTCGTTAGAAGATGTGATTGAAGATCTAGCCGCCCAGCGAATCATTCTTGGGATTCCCCATCAAACAGTTGGCGCAGTTGCTGCCCAGCAAAACGTCCCTGCGGCTGTTGGTCCGGTTGCCCAGTTAACAAACCTTGGAACACTAACAGATAGAAGCAGCTTCGGTCTTTTGGCTGTCGAGGATGACGACGATTTCTCGTTGGAAGATTACGCCGATTTCGTCAATCCGCACGCCATTCAGCCGACGGCAGCCAATAACTTTCACCACTTGCCCGACACCTTGTTCAGCACCCATCCAACGTCCGACGACTGGTTCCTCGTCAAGCATTTCATGGACGACCATTACGTTTGGGAACTGGGCGATGAATTGGCCAAAGAATATTTCTGGCAGCCGGTAAAAGCCCCAGGTGGGGTGTAA